One Pseudomonadota bacterium genomic region harbors:
- a CDS encoding response regulator transcription factor, with protein MNSPSFDAPGVPQPGSALSEIRVLIADDHLVVREGLVAILNRQSDMTVVGEAGNGREALEQWRNHRPDVTLMDLRMPEMSGVEAIIAIREEDDKASVIILTTYDSDEDVYRGMRAGAKAYLLKDAHREELLNCIRAVYAGKTFISPGIAVKLASRLREEDLTPRELEILNLVAQGLSNKLIARALEISEGTVKTHVKNLLEKLDATSRTEALAVAARRGLITL; from the coding sequence ATGAACAGTCCATCCTTTGACGCACCGGGCGTGCCCCAGCCGGGATCCGCATTGAGCGAGATTAGGGTTCTGATCGCTGACGATCACCTCGTCGTTCGGGAGGGACTCGTCGCAATCCTGAACCGGCAGAGTGATATGACCGTCGTCGGCGAAGCCGGTAATGGCCGCGAGGCGCTCGAACAGTGGCGCAATCACCGCCCGGATGTCACCTTGATGGATCTGCGCATGCCCGAGATGTCCGGCGTAGAGGCTATCATTGCAATCCGGGAGGAAGACGACAAGGCTTCGGTTATTATATTGACGACCTACGATAGCGATGAGGATGTTTACCGCGGAATGCGAGCGGGCGCCAAAGCCTATCTCTTGAAGGACGCCCACCGCGAGGAACTGTTAAACTGCATCCGAGCTGTATATGCAGGCAAGACCTTCATCTCGCCCGGAATTGCTGTAAAATTAGCCAGCCGCCTCCGCGAGGAAGATCTCACCCCCAGGGAGCTGGAAATCCTTAACTTAGTAGCCCAAGGCCTGAGCAACAAGCTCATCGCCCGGGCCTTGGAGATCAGCGAAGGCACCGTCAAGACGCACGTCAAGAACCTTCTCGAGAAACTCGATGCCACCAGCCGGACGGAAGCCCTAGCCGTGGCCGCACGACGTGGGCTGATCACGCTTTAG